Genomic DNA from Larus michahellis chromosome 3, bLarMic1.1, whole genome shotgun sequence:
TTTGCTTTCAGTACAAAGACAGTTAACTGTTTCTTACCTTAAGCTCTGCAGTTTCATCAGAGAGAATGTCTTTTTGTTCTCGGGCCACTTTCACAGATTCCTTCGCTTCTTTTATCTAAGCACAGAAACAACCAAACAGAACTGAGGGAACTGTCGACATAATACTcattaagaacagaaaataagtaTATATTAGCTGTTGCACTGACTGTGTAATTAAACCAGTAACAGAAAATTAGGAAGCAAAGGACAAGAACCTAGTACACTACCTTTTGATCATATTCTGAAATCTTTTCTaagatttctgttttttcttgcagaaggtttttaatcttttcagcaagctgcttttcagtcactaggaagaaaaagaaagtttacagTAACTGCACTTCATATCcaggggtgggaaaaaaaaaaataaatcagagctaTCATTACTATCACATTAGGGCACATTTTCAAGCAAGGCCTAAAGCATAAATCAGGATCGCGTTAATTCCCTAGCAGTCAGCCTGCAGGATTCTAAGCATCTccagctttcatttaaagttaggATTGAAAACAAGACAGTAAAGCATTGAGCACTGACACAAAGCATATAGCTCTTGCACCAACTTCACAGAAGCTGGTCAGAGAACACATAGTAGAGCAGAGTAAAGAGCTCACTACACACAGATGAGGTATGTTCAAGGGAAGAACTGGCAGTGAGAACATCAGCAGTCTCAGACTGCTGCTGTGACCCTCAGGGAGATGCAACACCTTCCCTAACAACCACTTCTTCCTACTGAATTGAAACTGAATGTTTGGTCAGCACAGATAATAGGATGAAAGCTCTGAAAGACCtactggaaacagaaaagagacTGTCAGCTAGTAGTCAGCATCAGTAAGCCTCAAGGAACTGCACCGCTTTCCAACAGACCTCGAAAGGGCTGTGACCCAGCAATAGTTCTTCAGGCATGCATTTGTTTCTCAACCTAAACGAGTTGCCAACCAACCCTTAGGATTCAACAAAAATCATTAACATACTTAAATTATTATTGCAAATTAATTTAAAGACCATCCAATTGTCAATATTTTTCAAGTCGTAAACCACCCCTGTATTTGAACACCCCAAGCCCCATTTGCCTCACAGCAAATCCTGCAGCACAAACAGGAAGCACTGGTTGTTCCAACTGCATCCCACAGGGCCAAATTGCAACTGCtactcctccctcccctcccacatgAGGGCTTCTGGGCCAGAAAGCCCTTCCTgctctggggaggggagggccaACAAGCAACTGCTGAGGTACAAGACAGTTCTCAGCAGTTTAAGGGGTGCAAGAACCCCCCTGTATTAGCTTGGTCTCCCAATTTTACTACCATCATGAAGAGTGGATAATAGATTTTATCTCTGTGACTCCACTGTTAATATTCCTCTATTTTGCATAAAGATTTTAAGTATATCTATTTGTTCTTAGCTTTAGTACTTTTATTCTGTATCATATAGAAGagtatttttggggaaaaaagagagtatTAGACCCATGTTCCTCATTTTTTTGGGGTGGGCTGCTGAGTAATTTCTACACCACCAATATCAATGTTTTTCCCCCTCCAACAACAATTGTTTTGCAGTATAGAAATCACTTTACTGATCTAAGGGCTTTTTTTTAGCTCATCAATTCTGCATTAATTGTATAGGAGGAAACAGCAGTATAACTACAATGAAACTAGAGAGGAATGACTGAGGAGCATGGTCTGTGtgaaagaaagaggcagagaTTCACATGAAgacaatttttcatatttttgttttgtattcaaTTATGAATTTCAGCAATCACCCACTTTGAATTCTATTTCTTTTCAATTCAGTAAAACTTCAATTTTATATACTTGAAGCTGGAGAAATACTCTTGTAAAAAGCAACGTGCTAGCCACAGGAATATCTGCATGTTTAGGCCTACATTTAGAAAGTCTCTTTGCAACTGCACCGCAGTCAGTTTCAGGCTCCCCTCAATCCAAAAAGACAAGAGGAACTAGCTACTGCTTTCTGTGAGAAGCAACAAGCAAAAGCAGATCCACTGGTaatcagaaaaccaaaacaaactctgTCCCACTGCCATCATACCAGTAAACCAATGGATCACATTTATGTTGAACAAGGTGGGGCTTTTCCTGGACCTTTAATTTGCAGGTACGAGTTGCATTGTTTCTCCCAGTCAAAGCATTatcaaaagcaaaactgaaatccTCAGACTGAAATATCATCTACCAGCCTAGTTTACACCATAACCCCAGAATTAGCATTCTCTTTCAAAGGGAATGAAGATGAATACTTGTTCCTCTGAAACCATCTTCAAAACTTTTACATGCCTAAGCATCAAGTACactgaaaagcacagagaaacttACCTTGATATATTCTACTCTTTAcctacagaagaaataaataataaaaaaatataattagccATATAAACTGCTAAGTGAAAAATGCTATTAGTTTTCCCCATAGAAAAAAGTCACCACTTATACACGGACTAAAGAACCATATAGAAAACACATCTAACATTGCCAACAAGAGTGTTGAATAACACTACAAACAAGCTTAAGCTGTTTTCTAATAAAAGCTTCTAGGTTAATTCCCTGTCCTGGAGCCTTAGTAAACGTCTGTTTACCCAGTCACTAAAAGGATAGCAGTAACTGCCCACATCCAATTTgcaacaaagaaaatgaaaccattttGCATCAAACAACAGCGATGAACTcgcaaacacaaaaaaacccacttgcatTCCAGTTCTGATCCTTTTAAAGCAATGTATGTTTACGTGACACTTGCTCATTTTGAAAGTAACACCTTTAAAGGAGAATTTCAGAAGCTTTCTTTTTATGCTGTTATATAAATGCTATTTTACATTTGAAACTGACCTAGTATATTCAATTTCAAAcctaagcaatgaaaaaaaaccctatcagtttttatatttagtatttattaCAGATAATATttagtattaatttatttttctcaagcAAAAATGAAGTATTCTACAGACTTCCAGAACACATCATCACTGAATTGGACAGCTGTAAAATAAACTGCCCCATTTGATTTTCATCTATCAGTTCCCAAGGAGATGCATGGCTATACTTCAGAGCTAGTGATGGTATTTTTCTTGCACAGGAAGTTATCCACGTAGAAAACAGGGGGAAAATACAGAGTGAGGAGCAGAGCGGGGAAGGAGCTCTCCAGTGAGAATATCAGGTGTTTAGGATCCTAAATAAGGCACCTAGAAGCAACTGGACAATATGACGGGAGCAGGGGGATTAACTGCTTGTTTTGGAGATAGTCAGCAACAGGCTTGAGCACATGGAAGGCTTCTCATTTCAAAGATATGCTGACCCTTTCCTTGGCCTTCTTGATTTATATCATACTCCCTTATTTTGCCTTCAGAACTGACCCTTTCTAAAAAGTCTTCAATTAATAGCCTAAAGGAAATGCTTCTTagcttgaagaaaattacaacTTACTTTAGCTATTAAGCCCAGCATTTAGTTCACATTAACACTctaaaagtaaaaagtaaaaccaTGAAAGACTACATATTGCTTTTGACCCAGGTAATGCTGAAACAGTTTAACCATACAAAAGACCGCACAGTAAGTGAAATATCAGCAGGCTCGCAACCATAAAGTGTACTCACTGAAAGGCAGGTTCTCCAGAAAATTATAGCAAACGTGGCAATTCCCACTAAGGCAGTGATAATAATAGGCTCCCATGGAAGTCCATGGAAATCAGGCCCAGGACGAATTTCCTCAGGCAGAGTAGCGACCAACTGAAAACCAACAACATTGACAACTATgaatatgttttcattaaatactgAGGCAAAATAAGAAGTCTGCCAAACGCTTTTACTCCTCTCATAAAACCAGAGAAGCATCTAGAgctttcttgcagtttttctgTAAACTGAAAATCgaaaatgaagaaaaccacaAAGCAGCTTGAACCTTGCATTTCAACTCAAAAGTCTGAGTATCTGGAAGACACCTGACAGTAACAACCTCTTGGCAAAGAGCAGCTACACCAAAATAAGCTGATACACGCATCCTGCGTTACACAGGACTACATTATTTGATCTGTTTCCAAATAAAGCTATAAGGATGGAAAAATATAGgataaaaccccacaaaccagcTTTACATCTGGATGTTGGTAACAATCCAGTAAAAATGGCTCAGATCTTTTCCTTGCTGTCACCCTGGTCACAGGGTCATATGTGTCTCGTCATACGTCTCTCTGAAAGCCAGAGAGCACCAACTGCCTGAAAAAAGCTGTGAATATACCTGGTACAGATTACAAGGCTGATACCAACATGGCACTGGGAAAATAAACTGTAGGAGACACACAGAAacccctgccttctccctggcCGCAACTGGCAGAAGCGTGACATTGAGGCCACACGCTTCCCCCCCGCAGAGCCCAACCTCGGGGCGAGCTGGTGTTTTCGCAGGCACCCTCTCCGCCGGGGTGCCGGGGAAAGGCGAGAGGCCGGGCAGCCACCCCCTGCAGGCGCTGAGGCCGCCAGACGCCTCCGCTCCCGCAGGGCTGCCCCACatcgccgggcggggcgggggggaggagggccGAGGAAAAACAGCCCCTTGGCGACAGCAGGGAGGCGAATCCCCTCAGGGACAGGGAGCCACGTCCGCCTCGGCCCGTCTCCCTCGGAGGTTGGGTCACTTGGGGCGCCGCGTCTCCCGGTTTGGACCGGTGGGGCCCCTTCCGCCACCTGTCACGGCCAACGGCCGTTAACGGCTACGAACAGCCAACAGACCcgccctccctcttccccaccccaccccccgccaccccacccGCGCACCTGCAgcagccgccccgccgggggctcCGCCAGGCgcgcgccgccaccgccgcccgcggGCTCCATGGCGGCGCGAGCCAACTTCCACGCACACGTCAGCCCAGAGtgacacccccgcccccccccccccgccccggccccgcgccgcctcgCGCGCGCGTACGTCATCGCCGcgcgccgccgccacccgcaTGCGCCGGCGCCGCCATCTCCGCCACTCACCTGCCGCAGCAGCTGCCGAGCCGCCGGCGCCGCCTGACCCAGGACTCCCCGTGAGGCGGCGTCTGCCTCCGGCCCGCGTCCTACCGGCCGCCCGGCCTCCTCCTCGGGGCCTGGAgcgagagagggagaggagagaggggttACCCGACTGAGCGGCCCGCGCCCGCCGCAGCGGGGCCTGCTGACAGGGGAGGGCTGCAGTGGCCGCTTCTGCCACCGTACCCCCAGGCACCCCCGCGGTTTCTGCggcacagaatggtttaggttggaagggaccttaaagatcatctcgttccaacccccctgccctgggcagggacacctcccaccagaccaggctgctcaaagccccatcctgcctggcctggaacacctccagggatggggcagccacagcttctctgggcaacctgggccagtgtctcaccactctaatacctaatctaaatctcccctcttccagtttaaaaccattacccctcgtcctgtcactgcaaGATTTCAGATTACAGTCACCAGTTCTCCAGAGCAttgaaaaaaagaggcaaaagtcCTTTACAAAGGATAGCGATATTCCATGGGCCGCTTTAGAAAAGGTAGCACAGAGAGGTAGACAGACAAAATCACTTCGCCAAGCCTGCCTCAGACAGAGCACATGCAGCTCCTACAGCAGCAagtcaaacaacaacaacaaaaagcacacACTCTTCAATTCCTCTTCAAATCAATAAACCATCATCTTCTCATAAGTTTACAGCACTGCTAGTATGGCATAAGCTCTCTTAATTGCTAGAGAAAGATCTGTCTTTAAGGATCCCGGAACACCACAAGTGAGCTGAGGTGACTGTATCCATACCAGAGCAGAGCATACTGTAACGGAATAATATGTCCGTTAAAAACTCATCTGCATTAAATATTCATTTGTGTTTTACcagtaattatttaattaaaaaaaaattaggaataatcatattttcttgcaaagaaaaatagTCCAAAAATTATATTTGACCTATAAATGCCACCACATAAATGACAACCACCTTTACTTTCATCCTGATCTGaatcctgcctcctcctctcacTGCTACTGTTGCCATGAATGCAGGTTAGCAGATCTAAATAACCACCTGCCCAGCCTGATGTTACATTGTGGAACAGCTTCTTTGACCAGCACTTCTACAAACGTTTGCCATTTTTCCTCAGCACTTCTAGCAGTCCACATAGGAATGCCTGCCAAACAGCATTTAACCACAATTAAGGAAGGAATGGAAGATGGTCTAAAATACAACCAAACATCCGACGGCTTAACCACGTAAGTAATCCACCagccatttaaaattcattaagtGTCTTTGCATTCAAGCTAAAGCTTCCCACAGAACTGAGAAGCTGCTCAAAAGTGTGTAGTTATGGGGATGGTACAGTACCTCCATAGCATACAAAAACGAAGGAAGATGTGCCTGAATTTTGTCTAAACGCTCAGTGAAACCTGTTTTATTGAGCGTAATCAGAGGTGAATGCAGAACAGCAAAGCTGAGCTTAGCACCGAGAATGGAGTCAAAGGTAGTTTAATGCCAACACAGAGCTGGGGAAGATGACAGTAATGGGATCCCTCCTTGGGATAACTACCAGTAAGCACACTTGCTCCAGAGGGAGAAGGGCCTCAGAGGAACAGAGTCAAACATTCCTCCTACGACAACAAACACCTTAGCCAGAAATTACTGAACTGCTTGAGGGAAGCTACACTCCATCTTTCCGGGAAAGTAATATAGCCCAGAGTCACAGGTTaagaagagcaagaagagagCGCGCATGATTCAATAGCCTTAGGTTAGACTGTCAGTCCCCCTGCAAGACGGAGAAAACCTGGGCTGATGGTACATTTCCAGTGATTTCTGCTCTTTATCCACTACCATCCTGAGACACAGTCCACCAGCCCGAGCACAGAGCTCTGACTATGACACTTACaggaaaatttttattatttctatagTGCAAAAAGGTAGTAGAAAAACCTCTCTGTCGGGATGAGTGGTAGCGAAACAATACTGCCACTAGAGGGACTCTTAGGGATCAGTGAAAGCCACTAGGATTACAGCAACATACAATCAAAATACTAGCAAAAACGTTGGTATTGGCCTAAAACCCATTCAGCCATGCTCCTCTTAAAGAGCAAAAGAACAGAATAACCCACTTCCAAAAGGTTACCTGCAGCAGCGTCTTCCCTGGCACTCTGTCCAGAATCAATTGACCCAAAGGAAGTATCTTCCAGCACCGATCCTCTTTCACTATCATACCCTTCTTCAGCTTCTCTACTGTCCGACAAGTTATCCTCTTCATGCTCAGGTGGAATATTAAcagccctctcctccttcttctcaaTAGGCTGTTCCGGCCTCTCATCTTCAAGCTGCTGAAATTTCTGGTTGCTCTCATCAACGGCATTTGGGTTTCTGATGGAAACTCTGTCATATTCAGCCTGTTTTGCGCCATCTATGACAGAGGGGGAGATAATTAAGCACTGAGCTAATGTATATTTCTTACCTATGGCTGCCTCCAGTGAAAAATACTGCATTTGACAAAGCTTTCTTGACACTTAAAAACTTCAGCTTGTGTACCGCTTCCAATATATTCTCAATCAACTTTCAGTAACATCTAATTAAATGTTTATATGGTATTTATGCAAGGTATCAACCACTGACCTTGCAATGAAATATTGCAAGgtgaaatattttcagcattCGTGACTTTATCCATACTTATCATGCACTACTGTGAAAGTAGCCTTGCTAAGACCACGTTTTACCACCTTGCACATTAATTGGAAAAAACAGCAAGTTTGCAGCAGACTCTACCACTAGTTCTTCCCCCGTCAAAGGAGCTGTTTGTTGACTATTTCTGCTTACACGCTCTTTTATGAATGTGGGCAAAAATTAGATGATAGGGACACCTGAGATTTTATGTGGATGGATTGAGTACCTGAACTTTGCATAAATCACTGGATCTCTCATACTTAGGTGCTAGCTAGTTCAGGAAAAAGAGACTGCTCTAAACCCTCTAGAAAATTCAGCACATCAGTGTATCTGAATCCCTGTTTCTTGAGAGGGGGAGGTATAGACATGACCTGAATGGCTCCTTCTAACCATATCCATGCACGGGTCCCACTTTCTTGCACAGAACCTGGCCTATAAGAACAGACATGCTGAGCTCAACATTTTCTCTCAGGATTTGTCCCTGGAACACCCATCACAATGCCAAAATTATGCATTAACAATAAGCAAAATCCCAGCGGACGCCACAGGGTGTCTTTCAATTCTGCTCCCTCACCCTCTTCTTAAAGCTCCTCTAGGTTACATAGTGTTGTCTGAGATAGGGTTTTACTTCCTTTTCATCTACTTATTAAATAGTTTAACATCCTACCTTGAACGTGCAGCTGATCATCTTCCAGTTCTGGAATAGATGCAAGTGGGACACTCTCACTAGCAGATGAATATTTACTCCTTAAAGAATATATTAATTCTTGAATATCATCCATCAGTGCGCTCTCCTCATCATACAAATCCATCTCTCTCACCACCTCCTCTTTATTTTCTGCCACTCTGGAATCCAGAATTTTTCCCACAACATCCATAATGCTTGATTCTGAAAACTCAAGTATCTGGTCCAAGGCTTTTTCTATATCTTCATTATTATGGCTTGCCTTCCGAGCAAGCTCCATCTCTACCTTCATGTCGTGAAACATGGCTTCTATCCTAACCACGTGTTGGAGCCCGAGGTACTTTTGTAGACGGATTACACGCTTTTCATCAAGAAAATCTCTCATTATCGTGAGCCGCTTCACAGACTCACTGAAGCCTGTTGCAGTGTCATTTGTGGCTGCTGAGCtgtcagcagggctggggaaatGTGCAGATTGCTGGTGGTCGTTTCTTGTATGCTCTAAATTTTGCACCTCCTCTGAGTCTTTCTGTGAAACGCCCTCCGGGAGATGATCTTTCCTTTGGTAAAAGTCATTGCTGTCTTCCGTGTCAGGAAATTGGAAATTATGTTCTTCCACAGCTGATGGTTCCTCAGCTTCAGAAGACTCCTCATCATCTTCCATGACACGTTCCATCTCATCCAATTTAGCATGTTCACTCACTGGTACATCAGCCTCTTTGTTCCCAGTCTCACTTGCACCTTGCATGCTGATTGGTTTTTTAGCCTCCTTAGAAAACGGGTTTGTTTCCTCTCCCGTTTCGTAAGTAGGATTTGCAGTTACTGAAACAGCTTCGCCTAGTACTTCTAATTCGGGGTTTGTACTTTTGACATCTAGTTTATCATCCTGTACGTTTGCAGCCCTTGCTTGCAACAGCTTTGCACTTGCAGCATTCTCATCTTCCAGTAGCTCTTCCTCTACTTGTTTCATGTCAGGGTTGTCTTCATCATCTGGCTCTTCAGATTGGAATTCTGGTGTTAGTGTCCTTTCTTTAGCTAAATTTGTGCCAAGATTTCCATCTGAATCTGTATCCTCAGTACGAGCAGTTCCTTGCTGAGTAAGATTCTCTCCATTAGTATTCTGTGTAgtgctttttgatttttcttcaggGGAGCTTTTCTCAATGCTTTCTTCAAATACTGTCATCTTGCCAAGATTTCTTGAAAGCTCTTCTTTCACATCTGCCTCTGAATACTCAGTCTCATTTTCCCATGGCCTAGGTTGCTCAACAGCTCCTCTGTGGCTTGGGGCTCCCTCCCCTGCAGGGGTTTCTTTCaagtttctcctttttatttcaggTTCTTTGGGAAGCGAGGTGGTTTTTTGATTTTCACGATCAGTGACCCCTGTTTGTTTCAAATCTTCATGTCTCAGAAGTTCTTTCTCCACAATAGGCATTCCATGTTCCAGTTTCTCTTTCAAGATGGCAGTATCTCCTAAGTCACTTTGAGATGCATTTTTTACTTCTTCCACTGGTTTGGCTGGAACATCAACAGAAGGCTTGTTCTCAGCTCTTactttctcctttgttttctcccatagctctttgtgctttaaatcacTTTCCAAGACCTCTTCCAAGATGTCATCCTCAAactttttctcatctttctctaTCTGAGCAAGTGGCACTCTTTCTGGACTTCTGTTGGTATGACCAACAGGTGGTTTTAAAGCATCTTCCTTGCTTTTAACAAATGATTTGGACTCCAGATCATCTCCCAGATTAGGCAAAACATGAGGATCAGGCACAGCCATACTCTTCAGCTTGTCAGTATGTGGCTCAGTTCCATCAACCATGAGCTGCTCTTCAAACTGTtcagttgtgtttgttttttcttttgaacccAGATCACCTGTACCCACAGGCTCCTTTCTAAGGAGTTCTTTGGAGAGATCCTCAGGTTGAGTTGATGCTGGTGCTTCTCTTTTACTAATTAGCATCACCTCatcctgtttctcttttgtttgtttagattCAGACCTGTCCACACTTACACTATCACCTGACTTCTTGCTCTTACTGAAGGCATCCTTAAGAATTAATGCATCTGAATCGAGTTCTTCCTTATTGTCTCTTTGGTTATTTAGCTCTGTAGCACCCTTCGCATCTTCATCAGGTTCATGATTTTGTGACTCAATGTCATTGCTTTCATCGTCCTCTGAATCCACTGGGGATGTAgtttcttcctctgctgtaaAAGACAGCAAAGGGATTTCTTCAGACTGATCTGCAAAGTCTGACTCCTCTGCATCATGAGCATTAATGCTCAAATCTTCATCAAAATCATCTTCCAGCGATGTAACAAGGCGAGTCACTTCATCATCCGATACAACAGCATCAGCAGTTGAGccatattttgttttcaagtttgcAGAAAGCTCTCTGTTTAAAAGTGTATAGGCATTGACTTCTTCATTCTCTTTGTCAAGTGGACTGGCTTCACCCTGAGGAATACTAGTGTTTTTGGTATTTTCACTTTCTAGCCCTTTAAGTTTCCCATGTAGCATTCCTTTCAAGTGCTCATGTGCAATTTGATCTCCCTGAGAGTTTTCTTCGTGACTACTGTCACTGGAGTCTCCCCCAGTGTTTTCAGTTCCTTCTGTAAGAGAACTGTCTACTTCCTCTGTCATGGCGAGGGCTTCCTTGTCTTCTTCCGTGCTTAGTGCAAGACCGTCTGTCTCCAAAGCATCAAGGGACTTTACCGTATCGACCTTTTCAATCTCCACATCCCTCTCAATTCCTTCAGCTGGTTTTGTCCCTGGATCACTTGGTTCAGTTTCCCCCTCATTTGCTATCGTCTCTTGTAATGACTTCAAAAGCTCATCCACATTATAATTATCAAAATCATCCCTTCCGCCATCAAAGCAAACAAAGTCtgtttcctgaaatgaaaaacaatatgTAGtcacaaatattattttatttattacagtgaTGAGACAAAATCCATTGGGTTGGTTAGAGAGAGATGCAGCAGCAAAGTAAATTACATTAATTGTGCAGAATTAACCCCTTGAATCCTTAACCAAAAGCCtctttgaaatcagtggaagtttTGCCTAATGACTATTAAAAGGCTCTTAAAGGACTCATAAAAAGCTTACGGCTTAGCTCCTTCAAAGACCTCCTAGTGAGGACTAAACTGAAAGTCAGCAATAGAGTTGATAGTATTATACTTTACTCATCACATATATCCTGAATTAACAAATCTATTGCTGAATGCcagtgaggagaagaaaaacGTCACTAAGCTTGTTTGTCCCAATCTCTTTCAACTGGTCTTTCCTCAAATGACCAAGTCATCCAAGCTGGAGCTGCCTGTCACgcaatttctgaaaaataaattaaacagcatTGTAAGCCACTGAATACCATTTCATACGGGTCTGAAGCTGCAACCACAAGCAGGCCTTACTCGCACAACCCTGGAGTTACTAGCTATTAGCGCATGAAAGCCACTTACCTGTGTAAGGGTTGAAACCGATTCTAGAATTAAAGGGCTATGAGAGTGTAtcaggttttgtttgcttctgaTAATACTTTACAATTCTAAAGTTCTAAAGtttgtgaaaagaaagaattctGAATACATACCGAACAGACTATGCACGAGCCAGCTAGCAGCATTTCTTGAGCTCAATCCAAACatattttgttaaaagaaaagcagaatattcaagaaaagaaagatcGCTGCCCATTTTGGGCTGACGCTTACACACCCATCCACATACATAGCTACACAAACATACCACCCCCCGACATATGTGTGCGTCTCTGCACACGTGTAGCTGCTTAGTAACA
This window encodes:
- the MIA3 gene encoding transport and Golgi organization protein 1 homolog isoform X2, producing the protein MAAAPPPPDPRLLLALLLLLPPPPSFLCAAAAGTDLGRRFAERKRCADPECSMLMCRGKARQDFKGPDCRFVNFKKGEAVYVYYKLIGKSIELWAGSVGSDFGYFPKDLLEINHNYSNEELELPTDETDFVCFDGGRDDFDNYNVDELLKSLQETIANEGETEPSDPGTKPAEGIERDVEIEKVDTVKSLDALETDGLALSTEEDKEALAMTEEVDSSLTEGTENTGGDSSDSSHEENSQGDQIAHEHLKGMLHGKLKGLESENTKNTSIPQGEASPLDKENEEVNAYTLLNRELSANLKTKYGSTADAVVSDDEVTRLVTSLEDDFDEDLSINAHDAEESDFADQSEEIPLLSFTAEEETTSPVDSEDDESNDIESQNHEPDEDAKGATELNNQRDNKEELDSDALILKDAFSKSKKSGDSVSVDRSESKQTKEKQDEVMLISKREAPASTQPEDLSKELLRKEPVGTGDLGSKEKTNTTEQFEEQLMVDGTEPHTDKLKSMAVPDPHVLPNLGDDLESKSFVKSKEDALKPPVGHTNRSPERVPLAQIEKDEKKFEDDILEEVLESDLKHKELWEKTKEKVRAENKPSVDVPAKPVEEVKNASQSDLGDTAILKEKLEHGMPIVEKELLRHEDLKQTGVTDRENQKTTSLPKEPEIKRRNLKETPAGEGAPSHRGAVEQPRPWENETEYSEADVKEELSRNLGKMTVFEESIEKSSPEEKSKSTTQNTNGENLTQQGTARTEDTDSDGNLGTNLAKERTLTPEFQSEEPDDEDNPDMKQVEEELLEDENAASAKLLQARAANVQDDKLDVKSTNPELEVLGEAVSVTANPTYETGEETNPFSKEAKKPISMQGASETGNKEADVPVSEHAKLDEMERVMEDDEESSEAEEPSAVEEHNFQFPDTEDSNDFYQRKDHLPEGVSQKDSEEVQNLEHTRNDHQQSAHFPSPADSSAATNDTATGFSESVKRLTIMRDFLDEKRVIRLQKYLGLQHVVRIEAMFHDMKVEMELARKASHNNEDIEKALDQILEFSESSIMDVVGKILDSRVAENKEEVVREMDLYDEESALMDDIQELIYSLRSKYSSASESVPLASIPELEDDQLHVQDGAKQAEYDRVSIRNPNAVDESNQKFQQLEDERPEQPIEKKEERAVNIPPEHEEDNLSDSREAEEGYDSERGSVLEDTSFGSIDSGQSAREDAAAGPEEEAGRPVGRGPEADAASRGVLGQAAPAARQLLRQLVATLPEEIRPGPDFHGLPWEPIIITALVGIATFAIIFWRTCLSVKSRIYQVTEKQLAEKIKNLLQEKTEILEKISEYDQKIKEAKESVKVAREQKDILSDETAELKDTVKGLEEENRQLDDKVKNLRTMLETERKKNEKKQNKVQIALNEAKLSEEKVKSELHHVQEENARLKKSKEQLLKEAEGWSERHSELSEQIKLYQKSQKDIEEALAYKENEIEVLTNCIMQLKQLDMDSAPEAKKDGEGPEWSTGEDLANGELPDNENEKMKTQIKQMMDVSRVKTMLSIVEEDRNLLQSKLSDEVTARHELEEQIKKLEHDSCSLQSAKTRLENECKTLQQKVEILGELYQQKEMALQKKLTQEEYERQEKEQKLSAADEKAVLAIEEVKVYKQRIQDMEEELQKTERSYKNQIAAHEKKAHDNWLIARSAERALAEEKREAANLRQKLIEVNQKIVMLQRPLIVKPTPGRPDRQVPPRRGPLSRDGSFGPSPVSGGNPSPTQMIEVPARPLSAPRREGSRGEFGTVVDGPPAPRRPPELPGRMSVPDLGPAVASLISGGPRTSSPSTAMDGVQPSPKESEAPCVTTDSPSSIEPATANPSPKGPPSFPGTPMMTSPVMGPPPPPPVRYGPPPAPLRGHFGPRPLPVPLVRGAPLPPPAARDFLPGPPLGMRDLPPGPLPPPPDPRGYGRGHPPFRPLGPPGPRDYPPGPRLPPPGSRDYTPSPNRDLPPSGPRDYPAGPPPPPPPAGSKDYTQPPAQKP